The following are from one region of the Pseudomonas putida genome:
- a CDS encoding ANTAR domain-containing protein, with translation MLRILLIDDTQSKLGRLKAALSEAGFEVIEAPGLTIDLPACVETVRPDVVLIDTDSPDRDVMEQVVLVSRDQPRPIVLFTDEHDPGVMRQAIQAGVSAYIVEGIHAARLQPILDVAMARFESDQALKAQLLARDQQLAERKRIEQAKGLLMKMKDCNEEQAYTLMRRQAMSRQQKLIQVAEQIIAMHEMLG, from the coding sequence ATGTTGCGCATACTGCTGATCGACGACACCCAGAGCAAACTCGGCCGCCTCAAGGCGGCCTTGAGCGAGGCCGGCTTCGAGGTCATAGAAGCCCCTGGCCTGACCATCGACCTGCCCGCGTGCGTGGAAACGGTGCGCCCGGACGTGGTGCTGATCGATACCGATTCACCGGACCGCGATGTGATGGAACAGGTGGTGCTGGTCAGCCGTGACCAACCGCGGCCGATCGTGCTGTTCACCGACGAGCACGACCCCGGAGTGATGCGCCAGGCGATCCAGGCGGGGGTCAGTGCCTACATCGTCGAAGGCATCCATGCCGCGCGGCTGCAGCCGATCCTGGATGTGGCCATGGCCCGCTTCGAAAGTGACCAGGCGCTGAAGGCGCAGCTGCTTGCGCGTGACCAGCAACTGGCCGAGCGCAAGCGCATCGAACAGGCCAAGGGTTTGCTGATGAAGATGAAGGACTGCAACGAAGAACAGGCCTACACCCTGATGCGCCGCCAGGCCATGAGCCGGCAGCAGAAGCTGATCCAGGTGGCCGAGCAGATCATTGCCATGCATGAGATGTTGGGCTAG
- the cobA gene encoding uroporphyrinogen-III C-methyltransferase, whose amino-acid sequence MNAKVWLVGAGPGDPELLTLKAVRALQQAAVVMIDDLVNPALLAHCPQARVIAVGKRGGCRSTPQAFIQRLMLRHARQGRCVVRLKGGDPCIFGRGGEEALWLQGHGIEVEVVNGITAGLAGATQCGISLTSRGVSRGVTLVTAHTQDDSELNWAALAQGGTTLVVYMGVARLEQVRQGLLEGGMAAATPVAMIENASLPQQRECRSDVRGMVEDARGFGLRSPAIVVIGEVVGEQVARDLVAIAG is encoded by the coding sequence ATGAATGCAAAAGTCTGGCTGGTTGGTGCCGGCCCTGGTGACCCCGAACTGCTCACCCTCAAGGCTGTGCGCGCCTTGCAGCAAGCCGCCGTGGTGATGATCGACGACCTGGTCAACCCGGCGCTGCTGGCGCATTGCCCACAGGCCCGGGTGATTGCCGTGGGCAAGCGCGGCGGCTGCCGCTCCACGCCGCAGGCGTTCATCCAGCGCCTGATGCTGCGCCATGCGCGGCAAGGGCGCTGCGTGGTACGGCTCAAGGGCGGCGACCCGTGCATCTTCGGCCGTGGCGGTGAGGAGGCGCTGTGGTTGCAGGGGCATGGTATCGAGGTGGAAGTGGTCAACGGCATCACCGCCGGCCTGGCTGGCGCCACGCAATGCGGGATTTCCCTGACCTCACGGGGTGTGAGCCGGGGCGTGACGCTGGTCACCGCTCATACCCAGGACGACAGCGAGCTGAACTGGGCGGCCTTGGCCCAGGGCGGCACGACGCTGGTGGTGTACATGGGCGTGGCCAGGCTGGAGCAGGTGCGCCAAGGGTTGCTTGAAGGGGGCATGGCAGCGGCGACGCCGGTGGCGATGATCGAAAATGCCTCGTTGCCGCAGCAGCGGGAGTGCAGGAGCGATGTGCGGGGTATGGTCGAGGATGCGCGCGGGTTTGGCTTGCGTAGCCCGGCGATAGTGGTGATTGGGGAGGTGGTTGGAGAGCAGGTGGCTCGGGACCTTGTGGCAATTGCTGGATGA
- a CDS encoding zinc transporter ZntB, protein MFEEDNAQWGLVHALVLDGKGGARSVARTELNDLQLQPEQSLWLHWDRSHPQTRTWLLNDSGLSAFACELLLEENTRPRLLPMADEQLLLFLRGVNLNPGAEPEDMVSVRIFAEAQRVISLRLRPLRASDEILQQLEEGRGPKSASELLLLMGELLTEKVQGLVSDLSELVDLEEEKVESDERYTPENGCLQQIRRRAAGLRRFLAPQREIYAQLSRSKWSWFVDADADYWNELNNSLIRYLEELDLTRERAALVLESQDRRRSERMNRTMYRFGIITCIFLPMSFITGLLGINVGGIPGAENPYGFLFACIVVLGLAVGQWWLFRRLRWV, encoded by the coding sequence ATGTTCGAGGAAGACAACGCGCAGTGGGGGCTGGTACATGCCCTGGTGCTCGATGGCAAAGGCGGCGCGCGCTCGGTTGCCCGTACCGAGCTGAACGATCTGCAGCTGCAGCCCGAGCAGAGCCTGTGGCTGCACTGGGACCGCAGTCATCCGCAAACCCGCACCTGGCTGTTGAATGACAGCGGCTTGAGCGCGTTTGCCTGCGAGCTGCTGCTAGAGGAAAACACCCGGCCGCGCCTGCTGCCGATGGCCGATGAACAGCTGTTGCTGTTCCTGCGTGGCGTCAACCTCAACCCGGGTGCAGAGCCCGAAGACATGGTCTCGGTACGCATCTTCGCCGAGGCGCAGCGGGTTATTTCGCTGCGCCTGCGGCCGTTGCGCGCCAGTGACGAGATTCTCCAGCAGCTGGAGGAGGGCAGGGGCCCGAAATCGGCTTCCGAGCTGTTGCTGCTGATGGGTGAACTGCTGACCGAAAAGGTCCAGGGCCTGGTCAGCGACCTGTCCGAACTGGTCGATCTGGAAGAAGAAAAGGTTGAATCCGACGAACGGTACACTCCGGAAAACGGCTGCCTGCAGCAGATCCGTCGGCGTGCCGCTGGTCTGCGGCGTTTCCTCGCCCCGCAGCGGGAGATCTACGCCCAGCTTTCGCGCAGCAAATGGAGCTGGTTTGTCGATGCCGACGCCGATTACTGGAACGAGCTGAACAACAGCCTGATCCGCTACCTCGAAGAGCTCGACCTGACCCGCGAGCGGGCGGCACTGGTGCTGGAAAGCCAGGATCGCCGGCGCAGCGAGCGGATGAACCGCACCATGTACCGCTTCGGCATCATTACCTGCATCTTCCTGCCCATGAGCTTCATCACCGGGCTGCTGGGTATCAATGTCGGCGGTATCCCGGGGGCGGAAAACCCCTATGGCTTCCTGTTTGCCTGCATCGTCGTGCTGGGGCTGGCGGTGGGGCAGTGGTGGCTGTTCCGGCGGTTGCGGTGGGTCTAG
- a CDS encoding nitrate/nitrite transporter, producing MSTSFWKSGHVPTLFAAFLYFDLSFMVWYLLGPLAVQIAADLQLSAQQRGLMVATPILAGAVLRFAMGVLVDRLSPKTAGLIGQVVVIVALAAAWHLGVHSYEQALLLGVFLGFAGASFAVSLPLASQWYPPQHQGKAMGIAGAGNSGTVFAALLAPALAAGFGWHNVFGFALIPLSLALVVFALLARNAPQRPKPKAMADYLKALGDRDSWWFMFFYSVTFGGFIGLASALPGYFSDQYGLSPVTAGYYTAACVFAGSLMRPLGGALADRFGGIRTLLGMYSVAAICIAAVGFNLPGAAAALALFVSAMLGLGAGNGAVFQLVPQRFRQEIGVMTGLIGMAGGIGGFLLAAGLGTIKQHTGDYQLGLWLFASLGLLAWFGLHGVKQRWRTTWGSAAVTAARV from the coding sequence ATGAGTACCAGCTTCTGGAAATCCGGGCATGTGCCCACGCTGTTCGCCGCGTTCCTGTACTTCGACCTCAGCTTCATGGTCTGGTACCTGCTTGGCCCACTGGCGGTGCAGATTGCCGCCGATCTGCAGCTGAGTGCACAACAACGGGGCCTGATGGTGGCCACACCGATCCTGGCCGGGGCGGTCCTGCGCTTTGCCATGGGCGTGCTGGTGGACCGCCTGTCGCCCAAAACCGCCGGGCTGATCGGCCAGGTAGTGGTCATTGTCGCCCTCGCCGCTGCCTGGCACCTGGGCGTACACAGCTATGAACAAGCGCTGCTGCTAGGCGTTTTCCTCGGCTTTGCCGGCGCTTCGTTCGCCGTGTCACTGCCACTGGCCTCGCAGTGGTACCCACCTCAGCATCAAGGCAAAGCCATGGGCATTGCCGGTGCCGGCAACTCCGGCACAGTGTTCGCCGCCCTGCTGGCCCCGGCGCTGGCTGCGGGCTTTGGCTGGCACAATGTGTTCGGCTTTGCGCTGATCCCGCTGTCGCTGGCCCTTGTGGTGTTCGCCCTGCTGGCACGCAATGCCCCGCAGCGGCCCAAGCCAAAAGCCATGGCCGACTACCTCAAGGCCCTGGGCGACCGTGACAGCTGGTGGTTCATGTTCTTCTACAGCGTCACCTTCGGCGGCTTCATCGGCCTGGCCAGCGCCCTGCCCGGCTATTTCAGCGACCAGTATGGCCTGAGCCCGGTCACCGCCGGCTACTACACCGCTGCCTGCGTATTCGCCGGCAGCCTGATGCGCCCACTCGGCGGCGCCCTGGCCGACCGCTTCGGCGGTATCCGCACGCTGCTGGGCATGTACAGCGTGGCGGCCATCTGCATCGCCGCGGTCGGCTTCAACCTGCCCGGTGCCGCCGCCGCACTGGCCCTGTTCGTCAGCGCCATGCTCGGCCTGGGAGCCGGCAATGGCGCAGTGTTCCAGCTGGTGCCGCAACGCTTCCGCCAGGAGATCGGCGTGATGACCGGGCTGATCGGCATGGCCGGCGGCATCGGCGGCTTCCTGTTGGCCGCCGGGCTTGGCACCATCAAGCAGCACACCGGTGACTACCAGCTGGGGCTGTGGCTGTTCGCCAGCCTGGGCTTGCTGGCCTGGTTCGGCCTGCACGGCGTGAAACAGCGCTGGCGCACCACCTGGGGCTCGGCTGCGGTTACTGCGGCGCGCGTCTGA
- the sigX gene encoding RNA polymerase sigma factor SigX, translating into MRYDPRELTDEELVARSHEELFHVTRAYEELMRRYQRTLFNVCARYLGNDRDADDVCQEVMLKVLYGLKNFEGKSKFKTWLYSITYNECITQYRKERRKRRLMDALSLDPVEEASEDKAPKPEEKGGLDKWLVHVNPIDREILVLRFVAELEFQEIADIMHMGLSATKMRYKRALDKLREKFAGLDET; encoded by the coding sequence ATGCGTTATGACCCCCGCGAGCTCACCGACGAAGAGTTGGTGGCGCGTTCGCATGAGGAGCTATTCCACGTTACCCGCGCCTATGAAGAGCTCATGCGGCGCTACCAGCGGACCCTGTTCAACGTCTGTGCACGTTACCTGGGGAACGACCGTGACGCGGACGATGTCTGTCAGGAAGTCATGCTGAAAGTGCTGTACGGGCTGAAGAACTTCGAGGGTAAGTCCAAGTTCAAGACCTGGCTCTACAGCATCACCTACAACGAATGCATTACCCAGTACCGCAAGGAGCGCCGTAAACGCCGGTTGATGGATGCCTTGAGTCTGGACCCTGTGGAAGAGGCGTCCGAAGACAAGGCTCCCAAGCCAGAAGAAAAAGGCGGGCTGGACAAGTGGCTGGTGCATGTGAACCCGATTGACCGGGAAATCCTGGTGCTGCGATTTGTCGCAGAGCTGGAATTTCAGGAAATTGCCGACATCATGCACATGGGCCTGAGCGCAACGAAAATGCGCTACAAGCGCGCGCTAGACAAGCTTCGGGAGAAATTTGCCGGCCTTGATGAAACTTAG
- the rraA gene encoding ribonuclease E activity regulator RraA gives MQHYVTPDLCDAYPDLVQVLEPMFSNFGGRDSFGGQIVTIKCFEDNSRVKEQVELDGKGKVLVVDGGGSLRRALLGDMLAEKAARNGWEGLVIYGCVRDVDVLIQTDLGVQALASHPMKTDRRGVGELNVAVTFAGVTFRPGEYVYADNNGVLVSPSPLKMPA, from the coding sequence ATGCAGCATTACGTAACGCCCGACCTGTGTGATGCATACCCGGACCTGGTGCAGGTGCTGGAACCGATGTTCAGCAATTTTGGTGGCCGTGATTCGTTTGGTGGCCAGATCGTTACCATCAAGTGCTTCGAAGACAACTCGCGGGTCAAGGAGCAGGTCGAGCTCGATGGCAAGGGCAAGGTCCTGGTCGTCGATGGCGGTGGCTCGCTGCGCCGCGCACTGCTCGGCGACATGCTAGCCGAAAAGGCTGCCAGAAACGGCTGGGAAGGCCTGGTGATCTACGGCTGCGTGCGTGACGTCGACGTGCTGATCCAGACCGATCTTGGCGTACAGGCCCTGGCCAGCCACCCGATGAAGACCGACAGGCGCGGCGTCGGCGAGCTCAACGTGGCAGTGACCTTCGCCGGGGTGACCTTCCGCCCGGGCGAGTACGTGTACGCCGACAACAATGGCGTGCTGGTTTCGCCAAGCCCGCTGAAAATGCCTGCATGA
- a CDS encoding bifunctional protein-serine/threonine kinase/phosphatase yields the protein MSLQLNFAQASATGPREENQDALRLVTPAPELAASKGYLFALADGVSQCADGGLAARASLQALALDYYATPATWSVAQALDRLLLAQNRWLRAQGSGQPLLTTLSALVLRGRRFTLAHVGDCRVYRWHAGHLQCLSEDHVWDQPGMQHVLKRALGLDQHLLVDYLEGELQPGECFLLLSDGVWASLGDQHIQAVLREQPDLQLAVDTLVASAHLNGSQDNASALLVQVEHLGTANLGDTLAQLQHWPVPGPLREGQVIDGWQTEKLLSHSRQSLLYRVRDGQGQAWLLKTLPAAREREPGAAQGLLLEEWFLRRVAGRHFPELHAASQRQHLYYVMREYPGQSLAALLAEHGPLPMPQWLELARQLLQAVGVLHRRNLLHRDIKPDNLHLGSDGQLRLLDFGLAYCPGLSEDPLHELPGTPTYIAPEAFDGQPPSPRQDLYAVGVTLYHLLTGHYPYGEVEAFQRPRFGQPVNAARYRPDLPEWLQHNLQQALAADPAQRFETAEHWLLLLERGDRQELPSRPRPLLEREPLKVWRTLALLSLLFNLILLLTLLKG from the coding sequence ATGAGCCTGCAACTGAACTTTGCCCAGGCCAGCGCCACCGGGCCACGCGAGGAAAACCAGGACGCCCTGCGCCTGGTTACCCCGGCGCCGGAGCTGGCCGCCAGCAAGGGCTACCTGTTCGCCCTCGCCGACGGCGTCAGCCAATGTGCCGATGGCGGCCTGGCAGCCCGTGCCAGCCTGCAGGCGCTGGCCCTGGACTATTACGCCACCCCTGCGACCTGGAGCGTGGCCCAGGCACTCGACCGCCTGCTGCTGGCGCAGAACCGCTGGTTGCGCGCCCAAGGCAGTGGCCAACCACTATTGACCACCCTCAGCGCGCTGGTGCTGCGTGGCCGGCGCTTCACCCTGGCACATGTAGGCGATTGCCGCGTGTACCGCTGGCACGCTGGGCACTTGCAATGCCTGAGCGAAGACCATGTATGGGACCAGCCGGGCATGCAGCATGTACTCAAGCGTGCACTGGGCCTGGACCAGCACCTGCTGGTGGATTATCTGGAAGGCGAGCTGCAACCGGGCGAGTGCTTTCTGCTGCTGAGCGATGGCGTATGGGCCAGCCTGGGCGACCAGCACATCCAGGCGGTGCTGCGCGAGCAACCCGACCTGCAACTGGCAGTCGACACCCTGGTCGCCAGCGCGCACCTCAACGGCAGCCAGGACAATGCCAGTGCCTTGCTGGTGCAGGTCGAACATCTGGGCACGGCCAACCTGGGCGACACCCTGGCACAGCTGCAGCATTGGCCGGTGCCCGGCCCGCTGCGTGAGGGCCAGGTCATCGATGGCTGGCAAACCGAAAAGCTGCTGTCGCACAGCCGCCAGTCGTTGCTGTACCGGGTACGCGATGGCCAGGGCCAGGCCTGGCTGCTGAAGACCCTGCCCGCCGCACGCGAGCGGGAGCCTGGCGCGGCGCAAGGGCTGTTGCTGGAGGAATGGTTCCTGCGCCGGGTCGCGGGTCGGCACTTTCCCGAGTTGCACGCCGCCAGCCAGCGCCAGCACCTGTACTATGTGATGCGCGAATACCCCGGCCAGAGCCTGGCGGCGCTTCTGGCCGAACATGGCCCGCTGCCCATGCCGCAGTGGCTGGAGCTGGCCAGGCAATTGCTGCAGGCAGTCGGCGTACTGCACCGGCGCAACCTGCTGCACCGCGACATCAAGCCAGACAACCTGCACCTGGGCAGCGATGGCCAGCTGCGCCTGCTGGACTTCGGCCTGGCCTACTGCCCGGGCCTGTCCGAAGACCCGCTGCACGAGTTGCCGGGCACACCGACATACATTGCCCCGGAAGCGTTCGACGGCCAGCCGCCCAGCCCACGCCAGGACCTGTATGCCGTGGGCGTGACGCTCTATCACCTGCTTACCGGTCACTACCCGTACGGCGAGGTGGAGGCCTTCCAGCGCCCGCGCTTTGGCCAGCCGGTCAACGCCGCGCGCTACCGCCCCGACCTGCCGGAATGGCTGCAGCATAACCTGCAGCAGGCGCTGGCCGCCGACCCGGCGCAGCGCTTCGAAACCGCGGAACATTGGCTGCTGCTGCTCGAACGGGGCGACCGCCAGGAACTGCCCAGCCGGCCACGGCCGTTGCTGGAGCGCGAGCCGTTGAAGGTCTGGCGCACCCTGGCCCTGCTGTCCTTGCTGTTCAACCTGATACTGCTGCTCACCCTGCTCAAGGGCTGA
- a CDS encoding OmpA family protein, with translation MKLKNTLGLAIGSLVAATSFGVLAQGQGAVEIEGNVTKQYYDSERNFKNDGTNPGVRLGYFLTDDVSLDLGYNETHNARGEVFNKDIKGSKAKLDATYHFGTVGDALRPYVSAGFAHESLGQATRSGRDHSTFANVGAGAKWYITDMFFARAGVEAMYNIDNGNTEWGPTVGVGLNFGGSPKQAEVAPAPVAEVCSDSDNDGVCDNVDKCPDTPANVTVDADGCPAVAEVVRVELDVKFDFDKSVVKPNSYGDIKNLADFMKQYPQTTTTVEGHTDSVGPDAYNQKLSERRANAVKQVLTQQYGVESSRVDSVGYGETRPVADNATEEGRAINRRVEAQVEAQAK, from the coding sequence ATGAAATTGAAAAACACCTTGGGCTTGGCCATTGGCTCGCTCGTCGCTGCTACTTCCTTCGGCGTTCTGGCTCAAGGCCAAGGCGCTGTGGAAATCGAAGGCAACGTTACCAAGCAGTACTACGACAGCGAACGTAACTTCAAGAACGACGGCACCAATCCTGGTGTTCGCCTGGGCTACTTCCTGACCGACGACGTTTCCCTGGACCTCGGCTACAACGAGACCCACAACGCGCGTGGTGAAGTCTTCAACAAAGACATCAAAGGTTCCAAGGCCAAGCTCGACGCTACCTACCACTTCGGTACCGTGGGCGACGCTCTGCGTCCATACGTTTCCGCCGGTTTCGCTCACGAGAGCCTGGGCCAGGCCACTCGTAGCGGCCGCGACCACTCCACCTTCGCCAACGTTGGCGCTGGCGCCAAGTGGTACATCACCGACATGTTCTTCGCCCGTGCCGGCGTAGAAGCCATGTACAACATCGACAACGGCAACACCGAGTGGGGTCCGACCGTTGGTGTTGGTCTGAACTTCGGCGGTAGCCCGAAGCAAGCTGAAGTCGCTCCGGCTCCAGTTGCCGAAGTGTGCTCCGACTCCGACAACGACGGCGTTTGCGACAACGTCGACAAGTGCCCTGACACCCCGGCCAACGTTACCGTTGACGCTGATGGCTGCCCGGCTGTTGCCGAAGTCGTTCGCGTTGAGCTGGACGTCAAGTTCGACTTCGACAAGTCGGTCGTCAAGCCAAACAGCTACGGCGACATCAAGAACCTGGCTGACTTCATGAAGCAGTACCCACAGACCACCACCACCGTGGAAGGTCACACTGACTCCGTCGGCCCAGACGCTTACAACCAGAAGCTGTCCGAGCGTCGTGCCAACGCTGTCAAGCAGGTCCTGACCCAGCAGTACGGCGTTGAATCCAGCCGTGTTGACTCGGTTGGCTACGGCGAAACCCGTCCGGTTGCCGACAACGCCACCGAAGAAGGCCGCGCTATCAACCGTCGCGTTGAAGCTCAGGTAGAAGCCCAGGCCAAGTAA
- a CDS encoding CmpA/NrtA family ABC transporter substrate-binding protein, whose amino-acid sequence MNTVPRATPLAWVNGSDAPEKPSLNIGYMALTDCASVVVAATQGFAQQHGLTLNLKRQGSWAGLRDKLVSGELDAAHCLYGLVYAVHLGIGGVPASAMAVLMGLNQNAQAINLSPVLQRKGVTNPEALAQLVHQRGARLTFAQTFPTGTHAMWLYYWLASQGIHPLRDVDSVVVPPAQMAAHIQAGRIDGFCVGEPWAADAVATGQGFTLATSQSIWPDHPEKVLACARAFAEQYPNSARALVKAVLAASRFIEQSPENRRSTAQLLSGSAYLNTPLASIEPRLLGSYHDGLGNHWQDPHALRLHDHGRANLPYLSDGMWFMTQFRRWGLLREDPDYLGVARQVQQLALYGEAAQSLGVACPEQPMRSSLLIDGSRWDGSDPYGYARSFRLHALGDLPDTRVGA is encoded by the coding sequence GTGAACACTGTACCCCGAGCAACGCCCCTGGCCTGGGTCAACGGCAGCGATGCCCCGGAAAAGCCCAGCCTGAACATCGGCTACATGGCCCTGACCGACTGCGCCTCGGTGGTAGTCGCCGCCACCCAGGGCTTCGCCCAGCAGCATGGCCTTACCCTCAACCTCAAGCGCCAGGGCTCCTGGGCCGGGCTGCGCGACAAGCTGGTCAGCGGCGAACTGGATGCCGCGCATTGCCTGTATGGCCTGGTCTACGCCGTGCACCTGGGCATCGGCGGTGTACCGGCCAGCGCCATGGCCGTGCTCATGGGGCTGAACCAGAACGCCCAGGCCATAAACCTGTCCCCGGTCTTGCAGCGCAAAGGCGTGACCAACCCTGAAGCACTGGCGCAACTGGTGCACCAGCGTGGCGCACGCCTCACCTTCGCCCAGACCTTCCCCACCGGCACCCACGCCATGTGGCTGTATTACTGGCTGGCCAGCCAGGGCATCCACCCGTTGCGCGACGTCGACAGCGTGGTGGTGCCCCCGGCACAAATGGCCGCGCATATCCAGGCCGGGCGCATCGACGGTTTCTGCGTGGGCGAACCTTGGGCTGCCGACGCTGTGGCCACCGGCCAGGGCTTCACCTTGGCCACCAGCCAATCGATCTGGCCGGACCACCCGGAAAAGGTCCTGGCTTGCGCCCGCGCCTTTGCCGAACAATACCCCAACAGTGCCCGCGCGCTGGTCAAGGCGGTCCTCGCCGCCAGCCGCTTCATCGAGCAAAGCCCGGAAAACCGCCGCAGCACTGCGCAACTGCTCAGCGGTAGCGCCTACCTGAACACCCCGCTGGCGAGTATCGAACCGCGCCTGCTCGGCAGCTATCACGATGGCTTGGGCAACCACTGGCAAGACCCGCACGCCTTGCGCCTGCACGACCACGGACGGGCCAACCTGCCGTACCTGTCCGACGGCATGTGGTTCATGACCCAGTTCCGCCGCTGGGGCCTGCTGCGCGAAGACCCCGACTACCTCGGCGTGGCCCGCCAGGTCCAGCAGCTGGCGTTGTATGGCGAGGCGGCACAAAGCCTCGGCGTGGCCTGCCCCGAGCAGCCGATGCGCAGCAGCCTGTTGATCGACGGCAGCCGTTGGGATGGCAGCGACCCCTACGGATATGCCCGCAGTTTCCGCCTGCATGCGCTGGGCGACCTGCCTGATACCCGTGTCGGCGCGTGA
- a CDS encoding mechanosensitive ion channel has translation MELDLWTQSLVTAMTALWTKVANFIPNLFGALVVVLLGFVVAKLLDTLLSKLLAKFGLDRLMGGTGLTKMLGRVGIQVPISTLVGKIVYWFVLLIFLVSAAESLGLERVSATLDMLALYLPKVFGAALVLLAGVLLAQVANGLVRGAAEGIGLEYSAGLGRITQGLVIIISISVAISQLEVKTDLLNHVIVIGLITVGLAVALAMGLGSREIAGQILAGIYVRELYQVGQQVRIGEVEGHIEEIGTVKTTLLTDDGELVSLSNRELLEQRVNSR, from the coding sequence ATGGAACTCGATCTCTGGACCCAGAGCCTGGTCACTGCCATGACTGCCCTTTGGACCAAGGTAGCGAACTTCATCCCCAACCTGTTCGGCGCGCTGGTCGTGGTGCTGCTCGGTTTCGTGGTGGCCAAGCTGCTCGACACGCTGCTGTCCAAACTGCTGGCCAAGTTCGGCCTGGACCGCCTGATGGGCGGCACCGGGCTGACCAAGATGCTCGGCCGGGTCGGCATCCAGGTGCCGATCTCGACCCTGGTCGGCAAGATCGTCTACTGGTTCGTGCTGCTCATCTTCCTGGTCTCGGCCGCTGAATCGCTGGGCCTGGAGCGCGTGTCGGCAACCCTCGACATGCTCGCCCTGTACCTGCCCAAGGTGTTCGGTGCAGCCCTGGTGCTGCTGGCCGGCGTGCTGCTGGCCCAGGTGGCCAACGGCCTGGTGCGCGGCGCTGCCGAAGGCATCGGGTTGGAATACTCGGCGGGCCTGGGGCGTATTACCCAAGGCTTGGTGATCATCATCAGCATCTCGGTGGCCATCAGCCAGCTGGAGGTGAAAACCGACCTGCTCAACCATGTGATCGTGATCGGGCTGATTACCGTTGGTCTGGCCGTTGCGCTGGCAATGGGCTTGGGTAGCCGCGAAATCGCCGGGCAGATCCTGGCCGGCATCTACGTGCGCGAGCTGTACCAGGTGGGCCAGCAGGTGCGGATTGGAGAGGTCGAAGGACATATCGAGGAAATCGGTACGGTCAAGACGACGCTGCTGACCGATGATGGCGAACTGGTGTCGCTGTCCAACCGCGAGCTGCTTGAACAGCGCGTCAATAGCCGCTAA
- a CDS encoding CrfX protein, producing the protein MHDPFEESLRDLLKASPSGNDRDDRDDAACLGRVLKTANRQVGAGDLFSLLGRWSQALLIAVNNGAAHVAPVRRHSSRNAANGSKADKAD; encoded by the coding sequence ATGCACGATCCGTTTGAAGAATCCCTGCGCGACCTGCTCAAGGCGTCACCCTCCGGCAATGACCGGGATGACCGGGACGACGCCGCCTGCCTGGGTCGCGTGCTGAAAACCGCCAACCGCCAGGTTGGCGCAGGTGATCTGTTCAGCCTGCTTGGCCGCTGGAGCCAGGCGCTGCTGATCGCCGTGAACAATGGCGCGGCGCATGTTGCGCCGGTGCGTCGACATTCTTCCCGCAACGCTGCCAACGGCAGCAAAGCAGATAAGGCCGATTGA